The Geotalea uraniireducens Rf4 genome window below encodes:
- a CDS encoding DUF2127 domain-containing protein, whose translation MGQIARSGMVGFVRIGYEAGARYGGGLRPSQLAIGYRRVTTSSMTSARVRKGRKRIHAGGRVRHRHLAAGTRAVAMIEAAKGGLVVVVGLGLFALIHRNVQAVAEEIVRHVHLNPASRFPRIFLDAAASASDSRLWALAVAAMVYAMIRFVEAYGLWQEQVWAEWFGILSGSLYLPLEVYELTVSVSAVKVILLVVNLVIVGWLAFVRWQASD comes from the coding sequence ATGGGGCAAATTGCAAGGTCCGGGATGGTCGGTTTTGTGCGGATCGGTTACGAGGCGGGGGCGAGATATGGAGGCGGTTTAAGACCGAGTCAGCTTGCAATTGGCTACCGGCGTGTTACTACTTCAAGCATGACCAGTGCCAGGGTACGGAAGGGAAGAAAAAGAATACATGCAGGCGGCAGGGTCCGTCACCGGCATCTTGCAGCGGGGACTCGGGCTGTGGCCATGATCGAAGCGGCCAAGGGGGGGCTTGTCGTCGTGGTCGGGCTCGGGTTATTTGCGCTGATTCACCGCAATGTGCAGGCGGTGGCGGAGGAGATAGTCCGTCATGTCCATCTTAATCCAGCCAGCCGTTTCCCGCGCATATTCCTTGATGCCGCGGCATCGGCCAGCGATTCACGCCTCTGGGCGCTGGCTGTGGCGGCAATGGTATATGCCATGATCCGCTTTGTCGAAGCCTACGGCTTGTGGCAAGAGCAGGTCTGGGCCGAGTGGTTCGGTATCCTGTCCGGCAGTCTCTACCTTCCCCTTGAGGTTTACGAACTGACCGTTTCCGTATCAGCGGTCAAGGTAATCCTGCTGGTCGTCAACCTTGTCATAGTCGGCTGGCTTGCGTTTGTTCGCTGGCAGGCCAGCGACTAG
- the ovoA gene encoding 5-histidylcysteine sulfoxide synthase, whose amino-acid sequence MELRKTRTIILNEGEPEAKREEIRRYFHQTFDIDEKLYETLKEDATFYLRADRLRHPLIFYFGHTATFFINKLVIARVIEQRINPRFESMFAVGVDEMSWDDLDATHYEWPTRQEVREYRDKTRELVDGLIRNLPLKLPITWEDPFWAIMMGIEHERIHLETSSVLIRQLPIDQVVRHPLWDICRESGEAPENALLPVAGGRVVLGKAKDHPLYGWDNEYGRHEAEVAGFRAAKYLVSNREFLAFVEGGGYRERQWWTEEGWNWRTFREAEHPLFWINIDNGWRLRTMVEEIDMPWNWPVEVNYLEAKAFCNWQSARTGRPIRLPTEDEWNRLRDLAEIPDQPWWDHAPGNINLEQWASSCAVDRFPFGNFYDILGNVWQWTETPIYPFHGFQIHPWYDDFSTPTFDTRHNLIKGGSWISTGNEATRDSRYAFRRHFFQHAGFRYVESSAKVEVHQDQYETDALTAQYCDAHYGPEHFGVPNFPVTCARICLELTANRNRGRALDLGCAVGRAAFELARGFDRVTGLDFSTRFFRLAARMQEEGYLRYAFPEEGEIQSFHEVSLAELGLDEFRSRVEFYQADACNLPEKFTGYDLVLAANLIDRLYSPRRFLTTIHERMNPGGLLVITSPYTWLEEFTKREEWLGGYKEAGENVTTLDGLKAALAPCFRMVGEPRDIPFVIRETRRKHQHTVAEMTVWERIG is encoded by the coding sequence ATGGAACTTCGGAAAACCCGTACCATAATCCTCAACGAAGGGGAGCCGGAAGCGAAACGGGAGGAGATCCGTCGCTACTTCCATCAGACCTTCGATATCGATGAAAAGCTCTACGAAACCCTCAAGGAAGACGCTACCTTTTATCTCAGGGCCGATCGGCTCCGCCATCCGCTCATCTTCTACTTCGGCCACACCGCCACCTTCTTCATCAACAAGCTGGTGATCGCCCGGGTCATCGAACAACGGATCAACCCACGTTTCGAGTCGATGTTCGCCGTGGGGGTGGACGAGATGTCGTGGGACGACCTGGATGCGACCCACTACGAATGGCCGACCCGGCAAGAGGTGAGGGAGTACCGGGACAAGACCCGCGAGCTGGTGGACGGACTCATCCGCAATCTGCCGCTCAAGCTTCCCATCACCTGGGAAGACCCGTTCTGGGCGATCATGATGGGGATCGAGCACGAGCGGATTCACCTGGAAACCTCCTCTGTGCTGATCCGCCAGCTCCCCATCGACCAGGTGGTGCGGCATCCTCTCTGGGATATCTGCCGGGAATCCGGGGAGGCGCCGGAGAACGCGCTTCTGCCGGTGGCCGGGGGGAGGGTGGTTCTGGGCAAGGCCAAGGATCATCCCCTCTACGGCTGGGACAACGAATACGGCCGCCACGAGGCCGAGGTTGCCGGCTTCCGCGCGGCGAAGTACCTGGTCTCCAACCGGGAGTTCCTCGCCTTCGTCGAAGGGGGTGGGTACCGGGAGCGGCAGTGGTGGACCGAGGAGGGGTGGAACTGGCGCACCTTTCGCGAAGCGGAGCACCCCCTCTTCTGGATCAATATCGACAACGGGTGGCGACTGCGCACCATGGTGGAGGAGATCGATATGCCGTGGAACTGGCCGGTGGAGGTCAACTACCTGGAGGCCAAGGCGTTCTGCAACTGGCAGAGTGCCCGCACCGGCCGGCCGATCCGCCTCCCTACCGAGGACGAGTGGAACCGGCTGCGGGACCTGGCCGAGATCCCCGACCAGCCCTGGTGGGACCATGCTCCGGGAAACATCAACCTGGAGCAATGGGCCTCCTCCTGCGCCGTGGACCGTTTCCCCTTCGGCAACTTCTACGACATCCTCGGCAACGTCTGGCAGTGGACCGAGACCCCGATCTACCCGTTCCACGGTTTCCAGATCCACCCCTGGTACGACGACTTCTCCACTCCCACCTTCGACACCCGCCACAACCTGATCAAGGGGGGCTCCTGGATTTCCACCGGCAACGAGGCGACCCGCGACTCGCGCTACGCCTTCCGCCGCCACTTCTTCCAGCACGCCGGTTTCCGCTACGTGGAGAGCTCGGCAAAGGTGGAGGTCCACCAGGACCAGTACGAGACCGACGCCCTGACGGCCCAGTACTGCGACGCCCATTACGGTCCGGAGCACTTCGGCGTCCCCAACTTCCCCGTTACCTGCGCCCGCATCTGCCTGGAGCTGACGGCTAATCGCAACCGCGGACGCGCCCTTGATCTGGGGTGCGCCGTCGGCCGTGCAGCCTTCGAGCTCGCCCGCGGCTTCGACCGGGTGACCGGCCTCGACTTCTCCACCCGCTTTTTCCGCCTGGCGGCCCGGATGCAGGAAGAGGGGTATCTCCGCTACGCCTTTCCCGAAGAGGGGGAGATCCAGTCGTTCCACGAGGTGAGTCTGGCCGAGCTGGGGCTCGACGAGTTCCGCTCGCGGGTGGAGTTCTATCAGGCCGACGCCTGCAACCTGCCGGAAAAGTTCACCGGCTACGACCTGGTGCTGGCGGCAAACCTGATCGACCGCCTCTATTCGCCGCGCCGCTTCCTCACTACCATCCACGAGCGGATGAACCCCGGCGGACTCCTGGTCATCACCTCCCCATACACCTGGCTGGAGGAGTTCACGAAGCGTGAGGAATGGCTGGGCGGCTACAAGGAGGCAGGAGAGAACGTCACCACGCTGGACGGGCTGAAGGCGGCGCTGGCACCCTGTTTCCGCATGGTGGGAGAGCCCCGCGACATCCCCTTCGTCATCCGCGAGACCCGGCGCAAGCACCAGCACACCGTCGCCGAGATGACCGTCTGGGAACGGATAGGGTGA
- a CDS encoding peptidase U32 family protein, with the protein MSKTIISKTMKKPELLSPAGSLEAFFAAMEKGADAVYAGLHDFSARAKAKNFSLAQMERMLAYAHCQGRKLYVTINTLIKENELPQLVDLLAALEGMRVDGVILQDMATARLIREHFPGIPLHASTQMTIHNSLGVKQLEELGFERVVLARELHIDEIKAIVAASRAEIECFIHGALCFSFSGQCYFSSFLGGHSGNRGRCAQPCRRQYTYRGKEGYYFSTNDFSSIDMIPQLIEAKVASLKIEGRMKSAEYVASVVGAYRLVLDAPEGKRSEAVAEAKELLKLSFGRVPTKGFLASHTPTDIATPSLKGATGRFLGTIKSLNGNRITFETKDRLHVGDRVRVQPKSDMAGRAFTIKELYLGKQQVKGAKEKSLVTTSSPFPFKVGDAVFKVSSETAFTMSENACAKKLDTVKGDKLPCELSLALIGETMRITAQVAGKEVCREFHLGLLEPARTTDMESVLAAQFGRTGDTAFILSALNAPDFPAVLIPAAQLKEIRREFYRWLGDKALGEIKERSREHRKSALAALVGSRPVKGPQREELAVRLEHLRDYHLLHQESIDSIILPVSKANMHQIPLFVRKLKGREQQVIWHLPFIIFEAEIPFFREAVSVLMHYGFRRFEAANLSHFGLLKGLDVELSTDYRLFSLNSQALLCWQELGATAATLYIEDDSDNIAALLAADLPIKRRIMVYSAVPAITTKIRIKDVRSDVPVLSDRGEGYRITTRDGLTVVTPNAMFSLTAFKGRLKEMGGTSYVMDLSQLPPDEWGRVLGAFSRGTALPGTSEFNFTMGLV; encoded by the coding sequence ATGTCCAAAACAATAATCAGCAAAACCATGAAAAAGCCTGAACTCCTCTCCCCGGCCGGGTCGCTGGAGGCCTTCTTTGCCGCCATGGAAAAGGGGGCGGATGCCGTCTATGCGGGCCTGCACGATTTTTCCGCCCGGGCTAAGGCGAAGAACTTCTCCCTCGCCCAGATGGAGCGGATGCTCGCCTACGCCCACTGCCAGGGAAGAAAGCTATACGTCACCATCAACACCCTGATCAAGGAGAACGAGCTGCCGCAGCTGGTGGACCTGCTCGCCGCCCTGGAGGGGATGCGGGTCGACGGGGTGATCCTCCAGGACATGGCAACGGCCCGGCTGATCCGTGAACATTTCCCCGGTATCCCGCTCCACGCCTCGACCCAGATGACCATCCACAATTCGCTCGGCGTCAAACAACTGGAGGAGCTCGGCTTCGAGCGGGTGGTGCTGGCCCGCGAGCTGCACATCGACGAGATCAAGGCCATCGTTGCCGCATCCCGGGCCGAGATCGAGTGTTTCATCCATGGCGCCCTCTGCTTCTCCTTCTCCGGGCAATGCTATTTCTCCTCGTTTCTCGGCGGCCACAGCGGCAACCGGGGGCGTTGCGCCCAGCCCTGTCGCAGGCAGTACACCTACCGGGGCAAGGAAGGGTACTACTTCTCCACCAACGATTTTTCCAGCATCGACATGATCCCGCAGCTGATCGAAGCAAAGGTTGCCTCGCTGAAGATCGAGGGGCGGATGAAGTCCGCCGAGTACGTGGCGAGCGTGGTGGGGGCCTACCGGTTGGTACTGGATGCCCCGGAAGGCAAGCGCAGCGAGGCAGTGGCCGAGGCCAAGGAACTCCTGAAGCTCTCCTTCGGCCGGGTGCCGACCAAGGGGTTCCTCGCCTCCCACACACCGACCGACATCGCCACCCCGTCGCTCAAAGGGGCGACCGGCCGCTTTCTCGGAACGATAAAGTCCCTGAACGGCAACCGGATCACCTTTGAAACCAAGGATCGGCTCCATGTGGGGGACCGGGTGCGGGTGCAGCCGAAGAGCGACATGGCCGGCCGGGCCTTTACCATCAAGGAACTCTATCTGGGGAAACAGCAGGTGAAGGGGGCAAAGGAAAAATCCCTGGTCACTACCTCGTCACCATTCCCCTTCAAGGTAGGGGACGCCGTCTTCAAGGTCTCCTCGGAAACCGCCTTCACCATGAGCGAGAACGCCTGCGCAAAAAAGCTGGATACGGTAAAGGGAGACAAGCTCCCCTGCGAGCTGAGCCTCGCCCTGATCGGCGAGACCATGCGCATCACGGCTCAAGTGGCAGGAAAGGAAGTATGCCGGGAATTTCACTTGGGCCTTCTCGAACCGGCGCGCACCACAGACATGGAAAGTGTGCTTGCCGCCCAGTTCGGCCGGACCGGCGACACTGCCTTCATCCTCAGCGCGCTGAATGCGCCCGATTTTCCGGCGGTGCTGATTCCTGCCGCCCAGCTCAAGGAGATCCGCCGCGAATTCTACCGCTGGCTTGGCGACAAGGCGCTCGGCGAGATAAAGGAACGGAGCCGGGAACACAGGAAATCGGCCCTGGCAGCGCTCGTCGGCAGCCGCCCCGTCAAGGGACCCCAGCGGGAAGAACTGGCGGTGAGGCTCGAACATCTCCGCGATTACCACCTGCTCCATCAGGAGAGCATCGACAGCATCATCCTGCCGGTGTCAAAGGCCAACATGCACCAGATCCCGCTCTTCGTGCGCAAGCTGAAGGGGCGCGAACAGCAGGTAATCTGGCATCTGCCGTTCATCATCTTCGAGGCGGAGATCCCCTTCTTCAGGGAGGCCGTCTCCGTTCTCATGCATTACGGTTTCCGGCGCTTCGAGGCAGCCAATCTCTCTCACTTCGGGCTACTCAAGGGGCTTGACGTAGAACTCTCCACCGATTACCGGCTCTTTTCCCTCAACAGCCAGGCGCTCCTCTGCTGGCAGGAGCTGGGAGCAACCGCCGCCACCCTTTATATCGAGGACGACTCCGACAACATAGCGGCGCTCCTGGCGGCAGACCTGCCGATCAAAAGACGGATCATGGTCTATTCCGCGGTACCGGCCATCACCACGAAGATCAGGATCAAGGACGTGCGCAGCGACGTGCCGGTGCTCTCCGACCGGGGCGAAGGCTACCGGATCACGACCAGGGACGGACTCACCGTGGTCACCCCCAACGCGATGTTTTCCCTGACCGCCTTTAAGGGGAGGCTCAAGGAAATGGGGGGCACCTCATATGTCATGGATCTCTCCCAGCTACCGCCGGACGAGTGGGGGAGGGTACTGGGCGCGTTCAGCCGGGGCACGGCATTACCGGGAACGTCGGAGTTCAATTTCACGATGGGATTGGTTTGA
- a CDS encoding sensor histidine kinase, with the protein MCRQQFGQKESRGIRFKANDFDCPDDLPRIDGDEARLHQVPTNIISNALKYSPKEALVSIGARREADNVTIWIKDEGMGIPAELHEKIFEKFYRVDNTDLRMIGGTGLGLALVREIVNAHGGRVWVESAVGKGSTFFVALPIVKNVR; encoded by the coding sequence TTGTGTCGACAACAGTTTGGACAGAAAGAGAGCCGAGGGATACGCTTCAAGGCAAACGATTTCGACTGCCCTGATGATCTTCCGCGGATCGATGGGGATGAGGCGCGGTTGCACCAGGTCCCGACCAACATCATTTCCAATGCCCTGAAATATTCGCCGAAAGAGGCCCTTGTTTCCATCGGGGCGCGGCGGGAAGCGGACAACGTCACCATCTGGATCAAGGACGAAGGGATGGGGATTCCTGCGGAATTGCATGAGAAGATATTCGAAAAATTTTATCGGGTGGATAACACCGACCTGCGGATGATCGGCGGCACCGGTCTGGGGCTGGCGTTGGTGCGGGAAATAGTCAATGCCCACGGCGGGCGGGTCTGGGTTGAAAGCGCCGTAGGGAAGGGAAGTACATTTTTTGTGGCCCTGCCGATTGTCAAAAATGTAAGATAA
- a CDS encoding zinc-dependent alcohol dehydrogenase family protein: MRYFCIEKEYDIDALQLMEKEVPRPGHGQVLVRMRAASLNYRDLLAIGGSYSRNLPLPLIPLSDGAGEVVEIGEGVTRWQQGDRVAGTFFQDWDGGEITDEVPKSALGGAIDGVLAEYVLFRERGLVALPAHLSFEEGATLPCAALTAWHALQSGNLACGQAVLTLGTGGVSLFALQFARTAGARVIATTGSEAKAEKLRLLGAGEVINYKTEPNWETAVWKLTGRRGVDLVVEVGGAGTLGKSLKAVRTGGHISLIGVLSGSTGEVNPLPAVMKSARIQGIYVGSREMCETMIRAIEMHGIRPVIDHVFPFSEAKAAYRYLQSAAHFGKVVIAIQ, translated from the coding sequence ATGCGCTATTTCTGCATTGAGAAAGAGTACGACATCGACGCATTGCAACTGATGGAGAAAGAGGTGCCACGGCCGGGCCACGGCCAGGTGCTGGTGCGGATGAGGGCGGCATCCCTCAACTATCGCGATCTGCTCGCGATCGGCGGTAGCTACTCGCGCAACCTGCCGCTGCCTCTCATTCCCCTTTCCGACGGCGCAGGAGAAGTGGTGGAAATAGGCGAGGGGGTGACCCGCTGGCAGCAGGGGGACCGGGTGGCTGGAACTTTCTTCCAGGATTGGGATGGCGGTGAGATCACCGACGAGGTGCCGAAATCGGCCCTCGGAGGGGCCATTGACGGTGTCCTCGCAGAATACGTGCTTTTTCGCGAACGCGGCTTGGTGGCGCTTCCGGCTCATCTCTCCTTCGAGGAGGGGGCAACCCTTCCCTGCGCCGCGCTGACGGCCTGGCATGCCTTGCAGAGCGGCAATCTTGCCTGCGGCCAGGCTGTGCTTACCCTGGGAACGGGCGGGGTTTCACTCTTCGCCCTCCAGTTCGCCCGCACTGCCGGCGCGCGGGTCATCGCCACCACCGGCAGCGAGGCCAAGGCGGAAAAACTGCGGCTGCTGGGGGCAGGGGAGGTTATCAACTATAAAACCGAGCCGAACTGGGAAACGGCGGTGTGGAAGTTGACCGGCAGACGAGGCGTTGACCTGGTGGTGGAAGTCGGCGGCGCCGGCACCCTGGGCAAATCACTCAAGGCGGTACGGACGGGTGGGCACATCAGCCTCATCGGCGTCCTCAGCGGATCAACGGGCGAGGTCAACCCCTTGCCCGCTGTGATGAAGAGTGCCCGCATCCAGGGGATCTATGTCGGTTCCCGGGAGATGTGCGAGACGATGATCCGCGCCATCGAAATGCACGGCATCCGGCCGGTCATCGACCATGTCTTTCCCTTCAGTGAGGCAAAGGCAGCCTATCGCTACCTGCAAAGCGCCGCCCACTTCGGCAAGGTGGTCATCGCCATCCAATGA
- a CDS encoding YqaA family protein, producing MQDMLVDHGYPALFFLSFLASTMIPLGSEWLLVVMLVNHHDPFTTVAVATVGNCLGACTTYWLGIFGGPWLIRRILRIDEEAEAKAERFYGRYGSWSLLLSWLPVIGDPLCLVGGLLRIRFLRFSALVFVGKLGRYAAVGWLTLQGARIANLG from the coding sequence ATGCAAGATATGCTCGTCGATCATGGTTACCCGGCCCTGTTTTTCCTCAGTTTCCTTGCATCGACTATGATTCCGCTTGGCTCTGAATGGCTGCTTGTGGTCATGCTGGTGAACCATCATGATCCGTTCACTACGGTGGCAGTTGCCACGGTCGGCAACTGCCTGGGAGCATGCACGACCTATTGGCTCGGCATTTTCGGCGGGCCTTGGTTGATCCGCCGAATTTTACGCATCGATGAAGAGGCGGAGGCAAAGGCGGAAAGATTCTATGGCCGTTACGGCTCCTGGTCGCTTCTGCTTTCCTGGCTGCCGGTCATCGGTGATCCACTTTGCCTGGTCGGCGGGCTCCTGCGAATACGCTTCCTTCGATTTTCAGCGCTGGTCTTTGTCGGCAAACTGGGCCGGTATGCGGCCGTTGGCTGGTTGACCTTGCAGGGGGCGCGGATTGCGAATTTGGGGTAA
- a CDS encoding leucine-rich repeat domain-containing protein: MDTRHRLKFPEEIELEQKHAELARLRSEHAANQHILDKLKQEIRLFEKVYDQVLGQRIAELEKLEKQLRDLDDGGKNPAERKSEPSTEEWRGHLHADDLLEEEEPAAANMAKKSIKALYREVAKAIHPDLAMDNEDRVRRHELMAFANRAYAEDDRRALLEILREWEQGPEKIQGGDTGAELVRVIRLIARERQEILAVHTRIRELKDSDVCRFKLKVDDALANDIDLLAEMAATVDLNIVKARNRLADLAGDGAPPVQSSPLQQTRRICFPTDTSCGVLYVRNRNSANYSDWQKFCAAKGCREIPADKAVRLDVKDHPAARLSYLQQLQPDDLQSLFLYEVDNSFLDNIGHLTGLEELYLSDSTVNDDDLKKLARLKNLQRIYLYHTDITDAGLLYLCELKGLKGLTCSGNNITNEGLARLQKAIPGIRTINFGWRQKKEAAGQDSKPAHGDSLVAGLPANKRKPADYDKVDDQQDYLDR; encoded by the coding sequence ATGGACACCCGTCACCGATTGAAATTTCCGGAAGAGATAGAACTCGAGCAGAAGCATGCCGAACTTGCCCGCCTTCGGTCCGAGCATGCGGCAAATCAACATATCCTGGACAAACTGAAGCAGGAAATTCGCCTCTTCGAAAAGGTCTACGACCAGGTGCTGGGGCAACGCATTGCAGAACTGGAGAAGCTGGAAAAGCAGCTCCGCGATCTGGACGACGGCGGCAAAAACCCGGCGGAGCGGAAAAGCGAGCCGTCAACAGAGGAGTGGCGCGGCCACCTGCATGCCGACGATCTGCTGGAGGAAGAAGAACCGGCGGCAGCAAATATGGCAAAAAAAAGCATCAAGGCCCTCTACCGCGAGGTAGCCAAGGCCATTCACCCGGACCTGGCCATGGACAACGAAGACCGGGTTCGGCGCCATGAGTTGATGGCTTTTGCCAACCGCGCCTATGCGGAAGATGATCGACGGGCGTTGCTGGAGATCCTCCGGGAATGGGAGCAGGGGCCCGAGAAGATCCAGGGTGGGGATACCGGTGCGGAGCTGGTCCGGGTTATCAGGCTGATCGCCAGGGAACGGCAGGAAATCCTCGCCGTGCATACCCGCATCAGGGAACTCAAGGACTCGGATGTCTGCCGGTTCAAGCTGAAGGTTGACGATGCGCTCGCCAACGATATCGATCTCCTCGCGGAGATGGCTGCAACGGTCGACCTCAACATAGTCAAGGCGCGCAATCGTCTGGCCGACCTGGCTGGAGACGGGGCGCCGCCAGTGCAGTCCTCTCCGCTGCAGCAAACCCGACGCATCTGTTTTCCTACCGACACTTCCTGCGGCGTCCTCTATGTACGCAACCGGAACTCAGCCAACTACAGCGACTGGCAGAAGTTCTGTGCAGCCAAAGGATGCCGGGAAATCCCCGCCGACAAGGCCGTGCGCCTCGATGTCAAGGATCACCCCGCCGCCAGGCTGAGCTACCTGCAACAACTGCAACCGGATGATCTGCAGTCTCTATTTCTCTATGAAGTGGACAACTCCTTCCTGGACAACATCGGCCACCTGACCGGGCTGGAGGAACTCTATCTCTCCGATTCCACCGTGAACGACGATGACCTGAAAAAGCTCGCCAGGCTGAAAAACCTCCAGCGGATTTATCTTTACCACACCGACATCACCGATGCCGGACTCCTCTATCTCTGCGAATTGAAGGGATTGAAAGGGCTCACCTGCAGCGGCAACAACATTACCAATGAAGGGCTGGCACGGCTGCAGAAGGCAATTCCGGGGATCAGGACCATCAACTTCGGCTGGCGCCAGAAGAAGGAAGCAGCCGGTCAGGATAGCAAACCGGCACATGGGGATAGTCTAGTCGCTGGCCTGCCAGCGAACAAACGCAAGCCAGCCGACTATGACAAGGTTGACGACCAGCAGGATTACCTTGACCGCTGA
- a CDS encoding YcbK family protein, giving the protein MFSDLCNRRTFLKTSLLGALVLCSGMPAFAKVPIEEQLPEGKLSLYNTHNSERLTITYRNAAGDYDIGAINALNWILRCHYTQQVADMDVRVIEYLNLVDKRLGGNNEIHIISGYRSPVYNSLLRQEGRHVAKHSLHLKGKAIDIAIPGIGLDRVRHTALNLRYGGVGYYPKTGFVHVDSGNFRAW; this is encoded by the coding sequence TTGTTTAGTGATTTATGCAATAGAAGAACCTTTCTCAAAACTTCGCTACTGGGAGCCTTGGTGCTCTGCAGCGGCATGCCTGCCTTTGCCAAAGTGCCGATCGAAGAACAACTTCCGGAAGGGAAGCTTTCGCTCTACAACACCCATAACAGCGAGAGGCTTACCATAACCTACCGCAACGCTGCAGGAGATTACGATATCGGGGCTATCAATGCCCTTAACTGGATACTCCGCTGCCACTATACGCAGCAGGTGGCGGACATGGATGTCCGGGTCATCGAGTACCTCAATCTGGTGGACAAAAGGCTCGGGGGAAATAATGAAATCCACATCATTTCCGGGTACCGGTCGCCGGTGTATAATTCACTGCTCCGGCAGGAAGGGCGGCACGTTGCCAAGCACAGCCTGCATCTGAAGGGAAAGGCCATCGATATCGCCATTCCCGGGATAGGCCTGGATCGTGTGCGGCATACCGCACTGAACCTGCGTTACGGCGGAGTCGGTTATTATCCGAAGACCGGCTTTGTCCACGTGGATTCCGGTAATTTCCGTGCCTGGTAG
- the aroF gene encoding 3-deoxy-7-phosphoheptulonate synthase: MIIVMKAGAVKKDKDEVLKRIKELGYKPHVIHGATRDVIGAVGDERGKAVLQSIESMHGVENVVPILQPYKLASKEVKKESSIIPITDTLSIGGKQLIVMAGPCSVESEEQIIASAMAVKEAGAHVLRGGAFKPRTSPYSFQGLEEEGLKLLAKARDLTGLPIVTEVVNPETAELVAEYADILQIGARNAQNFALLKKVGQLKKAVLLKRGMSMTIQEFLMSAEYIMSEGNQSVILCERGIRTFETATRNTLDLSAIPVLKEKTHLPIIADPSHGTGNYHYVAPMAYAAVAAGADGLIIEVHPDPEHASSDGPQSLKPAKFARMMAQLRLFAEAAEREL, translated from the coding sequence ATGATCATTGTCATGAAAGCAGGGGCGGTAAAAAAGGACAAGGACGAGGTATTAAAGCGGATCAAGGAACTGGGGTACAAGCCCCATGTGATTCACGGCGCCACACGGGACGTAATCGGCGCGGTCGGCGACGAACGGGGGAAAGCGGTACTACAGTCCATCGAATCCATGCACGGGGTGGAGAACGTGGTGCCAATCCTCCAGCCCTACAAGCTGGCCTCAAAGGAAGTGAAGAAGGAGTCGAGCATCATTCCCATCACCGACACGCTGAGCATCGGCGGCAAGCAGCTCATCGTCATGGCCGGGCCCTGTTCGGTTGAAAGCGAGGAACAGATCATCGCCTCCGCAATGGCGGTGAAGGAAGCGGGAGCCCATGTACTGCGCGGCGGGGCGTTCAAACCGCGCACTTCCCCTTATTCGTTCCAGGGGCTCGAAGAGGAAGGGCTGAAGCTCCTGGCCAAGGCCCGAGACCTTACCGGTCTCCCCATCGTCACCGAGGTGGTCAACCCGGAAACCGCCGAACTGGTAGCCGAATATGCGGACATCCTCCAAATCGGAGCGCGCAACGCCCAGAACTTCGCCCTGCTGAAAAAGGTCGGCCAGTTGAAAAAAGCTGTTCTCCTGAAACGCGGCATGTCCATGACCATCCAGGAATTCCTCATGAGTGCCGAATACATCATGAGCGAGGGGAATCAGTCGGTGATTCTCTGCGAACGCGGCATCCGCACCTTCGAGACCGCCACCCGCAACACCCTCGACCTGTCTGCGATCCCGGTGCTGAAGGAAAAAACCCACCTGCCGATTATCGCCGACCCCTCCCACGGCACCGGCAACTACCACTATGTTGCCCCCATGGCTTACGCCGCCGTGGCTGCCGGGGCCGACGGCCTGATCATCGAGGTGCACCCCGACCCGGAACACGCCTCCTCCGACGGACCGCAGTCGTTGAAGCCCGCCAAGTTCGCAAGGATGATGGCCCAACTGCGGCTCTTCGCCGAGGCAGCGGAGAGGGAGCTGTAA